Below is a window of Candidatus Aegiribacteria sp. DNA.
ACATAGATATTCTCTACTGGAATACGTATTCACAGGTATCGGACGATATGTTTTCGATAGTCGATGGATCTGTACTTCCTCAGATAGCTGTATCCAGGATGGGGATAAACAACCGTTCGAATCTGCAGCTGATTGTAGACAGAAGTCTTTCCTATCGGAATATGGAGAACTGTGGTGAATGGCAGACCGTTGTGCTGGGCGCTGCCGATGATGAACGTTCACCCTTAAACTCAAATGACGAAAGGTATCACACACAGAGTGTTGAAAGATTGCTGACGGAGCATCTTCCGGATATTATGCGTCCGGAGAAACTCTATCTGATTTTTTACGACTGGAACAGCCTATGGAAAAAACCCCAGGCCCGTGAGGATTATATCGATCTCTGGAGCGAAGGGGCTCTCATCTCTTTCTTCCTTGGACATGGCGCATTTGACCAGCTGGCGGACGAAGGCCTTCTTTACCTCGAGGATTGCGGGCTCCTTGCATGTGAACAGCGGCTTCCCGTGGCCATGTTCGGTTCCTGCGACGTGGGGCAGTTTCAGAATCCCTCAACAGAATGTATTGCACAACAGGTAACAACCTCACAAACAGGTGGAGGAATACTTGGCCTTGGCGCTACAAGCAAAACATCAGGTCCCATGAACGAAGTCTTCTTTGCTCATATTCTGGATAAACTGTTCACTGAGCCCGACCTTTCAGTCGGCATGTGCTTAATGCTTGCGAAGATCAGTGTCGGCTACAGTTCAAATCAAGCTCAATACGTGCTTTTTGGTGATGGCAACCTCAAGCTCGCGTTCCCCTGGGATTCATTCGATATTTCGAACGATACCCTGTTTTCCGGGGAAGAGGTTACTCTCAGCGGTACAGCGCCCGCAAATGGCATTGTTCTCGTTGAATCCTTCGAATCATGTCAGTCGGATACTTATTACACTTTCAGGCAGCATCTGCCCACCGAATATCTGTCAGTTCCAGGTAAATTCTATTCCGGTACAGTCTCCGCTGAACCCGGTTTCAGTCTGACCATGTTCGTACCTGTTGACAGTGATACAGGAGCCTTTGCCAGGACCCAGCTCACATTTTTGGACGGTGATATCGTCGCGGCTGCTTCAACCTATCCAGCCAGACTCGATCCGGGTAATCCCCTGCCGGATACCGAAGGTCCTGAGATAGAACTGTGGATTGAGGGGTACAGGAACGTAATTAACCCCGAAGTATCGAGTAATTCATATGTTAAAGCTGTTCTTTCTGATACTTCCGGAATCAATCTTCTTGGTAATGTTGGACGACAGCTTGCTCTGTATATCGATGGCACGCCAAGTGATGTTTCGGACTGTTTCCAGTACAACACAGGTTCAAGTACAACGGGTGAACTCAGGGTTGGAATCGATGTCCTTGAACCCGGGAGTCATACGATTGAACTGCGGGCATCCGATGGACTTCTGAACTCATCCACAGCAGGTATCGAGTTTTCCGTCACCGATGATAATTCATTCGGTATAAACAACGTGTTTCCCTACCCCAATCCCTGTACGGACGGCACCTCCGTCAACTGGACACAGACATCGCCGGGAAGGGTTAATATCGCTGTTTACACGGTGGCTGGAAGACGAGTTATTACACTCGGGAACATTGAAGGAACAGCAGGATATAACCAGTGCTGGTGGGATTGCACAGATGCCGATGGCGATGCAGTAGCCAGTGGAACATATATATTTGTTGTATCTGCAACGAAGCTTTCCGACTCTGGAGAAACCTCTGAGGTTACCGGAATAATAGCCGTTGTACGAAACCTTTAACTGTTATTGTTGTTACCTGATAACCGGCTTAACTGGAACAGCCAGCAGAAACTGATTACATGCAAAGACTGGAATGGTTTCCGGTTTTGAGCAGGAGGAATGATGAACAAAAAACTTTTATTTATTGCCCTGGTTCTTTCCATGGTCTCGATTTCGTACGGATCAACGGCCAGTGTTATCTGGATGACAATAACTCCGGGAGCACGCCCGAACGGTATGGGGGAAGCCTTTACAGCTCTGGCCGATGACGCTACCGCATCGTACTGGAACCCGGCAGGGTTGGCTTTCGTCGACACTACCAAACAGGAACTTACACTGCAGCACAGTAACTGGCTTCCGCAGCTGGCGGATGACCTGTATTACGAGTTTCTGGGTTATGCCACTCATATAGACGGGTGGGGCGGCGTCGGAGGCAACATAACTTTCATGTCGATGGGAGAGCAGCAGGAGACAACCGCACAGGGACAGGAGCTTGGAACATTCTATTCCTACGGTGTGGCTTTGACAGGTTCCTTCGGTACAGAAGTGGCGCCTGGCGTCTCTGTAGGGCTGGGACTCAAATTCATTTACGATCATCTTTACTATCAGGACTCAGGTAAAGGTACATCCTTCGGTGCC
It encodes the following:
- a CDS encoding PorV/PorQ family protein, coding for MNKKLLFIALVLSMVSISYGSTASVIWMTITPGARPNGMGEAFTALADDATASYWNPAGLAFVDTTKQELTLQHSNWLPQLADDLYYEFLGYATHIDGWGGVGGNITFMSMGEQQETTAQGQELGTFYSYGVALTGSFGTEVAPGVSVGLGLKFIYDHLYYQDSGKGTSFGADLGVLYHVPMKELGLESAGRVNVGASLSNLGPNVSYGGNSENNPLPRTLRMGIAYIPFDSHLSRLRCAADYSKLLTNVDEGMSTEFNENKWGAGAEFWYYDLLALRAGYIHDTEGISTIQGPTFGAGLQYSGFQLDMAFIPVEENLQGSGKYNSKYSLSVRF